A window from Pan paniscus chromosome 14, NHGRI_mPanPan1-v2.0_pri, whole genome shotgun sequence encodes these proteins:
- the LOC117975569 gene encoding mitochondrial import receptor subunit TOM22 homolog, with amino-acid sequence MAPTPALGNPCRWINCSQKTEEELDEGDHKEPDETLSERLWGLKEMFRRGASPRAEPLSISPLFVAQNMYWFSRAALWIGTSFFMILVLVVIFETEKLQMGQPQQQQQQQQQQQRQIRLRRHTAVQKNARGPPSLPGKI; translated from the coding sequence ATGGCTCCCACGCCAGCGCTGGGGAACCCCTGTCGGTGGATAAATTGCTCCCAAAAGACTGAGGAGGAACTGGATGAGGGCGACCACAAGGAGCCAGATGAGACCCTGTCGGAGAGGCTGTGGGGCCTGAAGGAGATGTTCCGGAGAGGGGCCAGTCCGAGGGCAGAGCCACTTTCCATCTCTCCCCTCTTCGTGGCTCAAAACATGTACTGGTTTTCCAGGGCAGCCTTGTGGATTGGAACCTCTTTCTTCATGATTCTGGTTCTTGTTGTCATCTTTGAGACAGAGAAGTTGCAAATGGGGCAaccgcagcagcagcagcagcagcagcagcagcagcagcggcagatACGTCTCCGGCGCCACACGGCTGTCCAGAAGAATGCCAGGGGCCCTCCTTCACTTCCTGGAAAGATCTAG